TCGCCTCAAGCACTTTCTTTTTATCAAAGAAATCAATAACATCCTGAAATGATTCAACTCCCAGTGCCTCTAATCCTTCTACAATAGCAGCTTCTCTGGCATTGGCACTGGGTAGGATTACTCCTTTGAATCCATCTTTGGATGCCTGAACAGCTATAGGAAGGGATCCTTTGACAGGTTGTACTTTTCCATCAAGTGAAAGTTCACCCAATATGACATATTGATCCATTTTGTCAGCTATCAGTTGTCCGGATGCGGCAAGAATAGCAGTCGCAATAGCCAGATCATAGGAAGACCCCTCTTTCCGTATATCTGCAGGAGCAAGATTGACCACTATTTTTTGCCTTGGCATACGGTATCCGCTGGTTAATATAGCCGTTTCAATACGCTGAAGACTTTCTTTGACGGCGTTATCCGGAAGACCCACGATATAATACTTTACTCCCGGAGATATATTAACTTCAACGGTAATCGTTGTGGCCTGAATGCCATAAACAGCACTGCAATAGGTTTTTACGAGCATAATTTAGCTGGTGTGATTTCTCTAAAGTTAATAAAATATTAGTGAAGCTGCAAGCTGTTTAGGCTTTTAGAAAAATAAACTTGTTGAGAATCGATAAATTTTGTATTTTGAAAAGGAAGAAATTTCGGCATAAATGAATTAAAAATCGGGTGTTTGGCAAACGATTTGCTATTTCACTTGTTTAGTAAGTAACACGTAGAATCATTAACAGCAATTAAAATTAAAAATCATGAATGATAACGGTAAAATAGTAGCTGCTTTGTTGGCAGGTCTTGCGGCTGGGGCAGTTTTAGGTGTATTGTTTGCTCCAGAAAAGGGTTCTGAAACAAGAGATAAGATTAATGAATCTCTTTCTGACCTTGGGGATGCTTTAAAAGAAAGAGCAGAAGAACAATTTGACCAATTGAATGACTTTAAAGATAAAGTTGTAGCAGCAGTCAAATCTAAAATAAACAAAGCCGGACACTCTGTAGAAGGGGAGCTGGAAGAGCATGCGTGAATATAAAAAGGCATACTGCTTTTTTAATTTTATAAATTTTTATGAAAGGTGTATGGTTGGTTATAGAAAATTGCCAGCCAGAGAATTTTAACTTATTCTCCGGATTACTGATAAAGGTAGTCTTTCTATAATTGTCATATACCTTTCTGTTAAACATGGAATGCATGGACGAAGAACAAAAATTTTCTCTTTCCGGTACTTTTCAAAAGTCAAAAGAATACCTGGATTCGCAGATTGAGCTTTTGAAGCTCAAGGCTATCGCTCGCGGATCACGTATGTTAGGTAGTCTTATCTTAGATATCAGTAAAGTTGTATTGACGCTATTTATTGTATTTTTCCTTAGTCTGGCTTTTGCATTTTATTTAGGAGAATTAATGAACAGTAATGCGCTGGGCTTTTTAACCACCGGCGGTATTTTCATTCTTCTGGTAGTAATAGTACGATTGACGGAGACAAAACTGGAAGCTAAATTTATGGATCTTTCTATCCGAAAACTATTGGGGAAATGGAATGAAGAGGATGAGGAAGATGTAAAATCTGAAAATGGGAAACGTAATGAGGAAACCTTTAAAAATAAATAATCTCACCGAGCTAAAAGCTGAAATTGCGAGGCTTAATGAGCTGAAGTTTGAGCAGGAAGCCTATTTGAAGGATCAGTATCATTTGTTAAATAGGAAAATAGAAGCACCTGTGCGTTTCTTCAGATCCATTACTTCCCGTATTCCCGGGGTTGATATTGTCTCGCAGTTATTTTCATCTTCCGGAAACAATAAAGGAACCGAAGATGGTGAAGGTAGTGGATGGGCAACAAAAGCATTGCGCATAGGCGTACCTTTTCTATTGAATAAATTTTTTCTGAAGCGGGCTGGATGGCTTAAAAAAGCACTTGTTTTGCTGGCTTCTGAAACCGCTATTGGTCAGGTAAATAAAGACAAGATATCTTCTGCAATATCCAAATTGTCTGATTACATCCGTCCCGGAAAAAAGAAAGAAAAAAAAATCAAACCAGTGATTGAGGAAGATGCGCCTCATTTTGGTATCCCTCCTGATAGCGAAACTTACTAAGTTTCAGCTTAGTTTTTGTTTTAAGATTTGACTTCTATGATTTTAACGTTATTTTTGCCCATATTTTTTAAAAATGGGTAAAGATAAGTTAAGGAAATTTGCGGAAGTCTCCACTTTCAAAAATGTTGTACAATTAGATGGAGGAAAGGAATTAAAGGGAAAATGGGGTACTCAACATTTTGGTAATAACAATCCGATAGTACTGGAGCTAGCCTGTGGAAAAGGGGAATACACCGTCAATCTTGCCAAGCTGTTTCCGCAAAAGAATTTTATCGGAATAGACTATAAAGGAAACAGAATCTGGAGAGGAGCGAAAACTGCTCTTGAGGAAGGAATTAACAATGTCGGATTTTTGAGAATTCAGATCGAAACTATACTGGAACACTTTGAAGAAAATGAAGTAGATGAAATCTGGATAACATTTCCG
The Sphingobacterium spiritivorum genome window above contains:
- a CDS encoding YtxH domain-containing protein; this encodes MNDNGKIVAALLAGLAAGAVLGVLFAPEKGSETRDKINESLSDLGDALKERAEEQFDQLNDFKDKVVAAVKSKINKAGHSVEGELEEHA
- the trmB gene encoding tRNA (guanosine(46)-N7)-methyltransferase TrmB — translated: MGKDKLRKFAEVSTFKNVVQLDGGKELKGKWGTQHFGNNNPIVLELACGKGEYTVNLAKLFPQKNFIGIDYKGNRIWRGAKTALEEGINNVGFLRIQIETILEHFEENEVDEIWITFPDPQPQDSREKKRLTNPKFLERYQYIMKPDGLMHLKTDNDGFYAYTLEQIDLLGLTKEAQTDDLYHSELVDDVLSIKTYYEKKYLAHNKNINYVRWTFKK